Genomic DNA from Bosea sp. (in: a-proteobacteria):
CGTCCACCTCGTCACGCCCCGCTACACGGGCGAGGCGCGCATTCTTCTGGAGAGCCGCGACGGCTTCTACACCCGTCCCGCCGGCGATCGCGACGGCGGCGGCGATCGCATCGACGCAGAGGCCGTCCTCAGCCAGGTTCAGGTCGTGATGTCGCGCGACCTGGCGCGGGAGTCCATCCGCCGGCTCAAGCTCGTCGGCAATCCCGAATTCGACTCCGGAGCAGGCCTGTTCGGCAGCATCGAGCAACTGATGGTGCAGATCGGGCTTGCACGCAATCCGGCCGACCGCACGCCCGAAGATCGCGTGCTCGAGAAATTCTACGACGCGCTGCTGGTGTTCCCGGTGGCGCGCTCGCGCATTGTCGCCATCGAGTTCCAGTCCCGCGATGCCGAGCTGGCCGCCAAGGCTGCGAACACCATCGCCGCCGTCTATCTTGAATCCCAGGAGACGGCAAAGAAAGACAATGCCCGTGGCGCCTCCAGCTGGCTTGGCGGGGCCATCACGCCCCTGCGCCAGAAGGTCCAGGAAGCCGAGGCCCGCGTCGAGGAGTTCCGCGCCCGCTCCGGCCTGCTGATGGGCGCCAACAACACCACGATCACCCAGCAGCAGCTCGCCGACCTCTCCCAGCAATTGTCCGCCGCGCGGGCGGTGCAGTCGGATTCGCAAGCCAGGGCCCGCATCCTGCGCGATGCCATCCGCGCCGGACGGACCTTCGAGGTGCCGGATGTCGCGAACAACGAGCTGGTGCGCCGCCTGGTCGAACAGCGCGTCAACCTGCGCGCCCAGATCGCGCTGGAGAGCCGCACCCTCCTGCCCGAGCATCCGCGCATCAAGGAGCTCACGGCCCAGATCACGGATCTGGAAAGCCAGATCAGGGCCGTTGCCGAGCGCACCGTGAGGACGCTTGAGAACGAGGCGCGCATCGCCGGCTCGCGTGTCGAGACGGTCGCAGCGACGATCGAGGCCCAGAAGCGCACTGTCGGCGAGGCCAATGAGAGCGATGTCCAGCTCCGTGCCCTGGAGCGCGAGGCGCGGACCCAGCGCGAACAGCTCGAGCAGTTCCTGGCCCGCCAGCGCGACGCTCTGGCGCGGGATGCCGACAACGCCAATCCGGCCGATGCGCGCATCATCTCCCGCGCCATCACGCCGATGACGCCGAGCTTCCCCAAGAAGGCGCCGACTGTCGCCGTGACCACGCTGGCGACCTTCTTCCTCGCGCTGTCGGTGGTGGTTTCGCGCGAACTTCTCTCCGGTCGCGTGGTGCAGCCCGCCCAACCCGCCGGCCCCGTGCCGCAGCCCGAAGCCGTGCGCCATGGCACTGCGCGCTTTTCCGCCCGCCGCAGGGCCGAGCCGGGCCTCGATCGTGATGGCGCCGGCGCTGACCCTTCCGCGGAGCCTGCTCCCGCCGCCCGCGACATGCGCAGGGCGCGCGTCGCCGGCCTCATCGCCCATGCTGGCCGGCTCAGCCACCTGCGCCTCATGACGGATGACGCCGCCGGCTGGGCCGATCAGGTGGCCGCTTGCGTCGGTCCCGTGCCGGAGGGCAAGGGCTCGCGGCTGATGGTCCTCGATGCCGGCACGCAGGCCGGCGCAGCCCAGCTTCTGGGGGCGGAACTCGCCGAGGATGCGCCGACCGTGCTGATCGATCTGACCGCCGGCGAGCGCTCGCGCCGCGAGGGCATGTCCGAACTGCTCTCGGGCGATGCCAGCTTCGCCTCCATCATCGATCGCGATCCGCAGAGCCGGCTGCACATCATCACGGCCGGGCGCGCGGGCCGCGAGGCCGTGATCGGCGCCGACGAAGTGCTGGATCTCGCCCTCGATGCCCTGGCCGACGCCTATCGCCATGTGCTGATCGAGGTTTCGACCCGCGACATCCATCGCTTCCATGGCAAGCTGATGCCGTTGGTGGACGGCGCGCTGGTGCTGGCCGATCAATTCTCCAACGGCCACGCGGTGGAAACCGCCTATCGCCTCAGCGAAGGCAACGAACTGCCCGTGACCATCGCTGTGTTCGAGGACAGGGCCATGGCGGCCCCGAATTTCAGGCCTGGCTCGCGCCAGCCGCTCGAGGTGTGAAGAGCCGGCGCAGCTGGCTCACCCGCATTGCGAGCGCATGCAGCCGGGGCGAGCGCTTGACCGCGCCTTTCGCCTGCTGCGCCAGCCGCAGCACGGCCGCCACGATCTGCCCGCGTCCGCTCATGGCGACGAAGCTGTCGACGAGTTCCTCGGTCTGTTCGCAGATTGTGGTCTTGTAGCGCGCCTCCCCGACGCCAAGATCAAAGCAGCTGCGACCGGCCGCGCATTGCTGGCGGATCAGGTCCACCAGCAGCAATTCTCCCGGACTGACCTTTATCACGCCCGGATCAGGCTCGAAGGATGTGGCCATCCCGCTGAAGCGGCCCTGCGACACCGCTCCGACATAGGTGGCGATGAGGACGCCGTTCAGCTCCAGCGCCGCCAGCTCCAGCGCTTCCGCCTGACCATCGAGGCCGCTGGCGCAGCGCAGGAAAGCGCGGATGCCCGGATGCTGGAACGGGTCGTGTACGCCCATGGCGCTGAAGCGTTGCGACTTCTGCCTCAGGAACGCCTCGAGGATGCGCTCCTTGTCAGCATCGCTCCGTGCGATGAAATGGCGCGACGGTCCCATCTCCAGAAACCGGGCGCGCTTGGTCTTGTGCTTCTTGCGCGCATGTCTGCTCATGGCCTTCCGGATCGTGGCGTCCCCATCGCCGCTAAGGGCCAGCTTGAAGGCCTGGCTCGGGCTTGGCCTGGCCTCCAGCAGCGCCAGCGGATTTCGCCCGCCATCCCAGGCTACAGGCTGGTTGGTGAGCATGAAGGCATCGACCCCGCCCAGCGCCCTGGCGCAGGCCTCCAGCATCGCGCGGGCATCCGCGGCTGTGAGGCCGGCCATCGCGCCTTTCGCATAGACGCCCATGTGAAAGTTTGCATGCTTGCCGCCGACGAAGGCCGCAAGCGTGATGCCGCGCCAGCGCCAGAGCGCGAAGGGCAGGACCGCCATCGGCCGGCCGCAGGATGCGCGGAATGTGACGACCCGCAGCGCCGCACCGTCCATGGCATGGCGGGCAAAGGCGCTGACCCAGTCGAAGCGCTGGTAGGGCGTCACATGGCCATGCTCCTCGAGCGCGCGCCACGCCGCCTCGGCTGCATCGAGCCCGGTCGCCTGCGCGGTCCAGTCGAGCGCCGCTGGGCCACTCCGCGCCGGCGTCGCGGCCGCGTGGTCACGGAAGGCGAACGCACTCATGTCCCGTCCCTTGTCGCGGGCCTCTTAACCCGGCCTTGAACGGAACAGTGCAAACTGCGCCGAGGTCAAACAATTCGCGCCATCACACTGAACGTTTTGACAATGCGAGCCTGCGGATGAACCTGCGCCATACAGCCTTCGCCGGCGTGTTCAGGGCGATCACTCTCAGCGGCGCCCATCGCTGGGGCAGGGGGCTTGCGCAGGGCGTCGGCGCGATCCTGATGATGCACCATGTGCGGCCCTGGCGCTGCGATGGCTTCGCACCGAACCGGCTGCTCGAAATCACGCCCGAATGGCTGGATGAGGCGCTGTCTGTGATCCGCGCGGAAGGCTTCGACATCGTGGACATGGACGAGATGGCGTCGCTGCCGGCCGCGCCGCGCCGCGATCGCTTCGCCGTGGCGCTGACCTTCGATGATGGCTACCGCGACAATGTCGACCATGCGCTGCCTGTTCTGTGTCGCCATGGCGCGCCGTGGACAGCCTATGTCACGACCGGGTTCGCGGATGGAACGGCCTCGCTCTGGTGGCTGGAGCTGGAGGAGGCGATCCGCGCGCTGCCCAGGGTGCAGCTGGTCATCGGCGGCGCCATCCACGATCACCTCACGGCCACCCCCATGCAGAAGCAAGCCGCCTTCGCGGAGATCTACTGGGCTTTGCGCGCCCGGCCCGAGGCCGAGCTGCGGGCCGGCGTCGCGCGTCTTGCGGCGGAGGCGGGCGTGGATGGCCCAGCCCTCACCCGCGCGCTTTGCCTCGATTGGGACGGCCTGCGTGAGCTTGCCCGCGAGCCTTCCGTCACCATCGGCGCGCACACCATGACTCATCCGATGCTGGCGCGGCACCCGCTCCACGTGGCCCAGCCGGAAATCGTGGGGGCCAGATACCGGATCGAGTTCGAGCTTGGCCAGCCCGTGCATCACCTGGCCTATCCGGTCGGCGACCGCAGTTCGGCCGGCCCGCGCGAGTTCGACATCGCGCGCCTGTCAGGCTTCCGCACCGCGGTGACGACGCGGCCCGGCCATGTCTTCACCGGGCATTCCGAGCATGGCCATGCCTTGCCGCGCGTGTCGCTCAACGGCTTCCACCAGAATGCCCCTTCCTTGAAGGCGATGCTTTCGGGGCTGCCCTTCGCTCTGCTGAACCGGGGGCGGCGGCTTGATGTGGCGTGATCGCCGCCTCAGCGCGGCAGAACCTGCGGCGGCTCCTCGCCCGGATCGGGCTTTTCCATCCACTTGATCAGCGGCATCAGGGGCACGACCCAGAACAGGCCCAGCAAGCAGTACCAGAGCGTCTGCCAGAAGGTGGAGGCTTCCGTGATGCGCCCCTGCGCCAGCGCCATGGCCATCAGCGCGTAGACGCAGACGAACACGACCATGACGACCGCTCCGACCAGCTTGCGTTGTCTCTTGCGCATGGGTGCTCCTCGCCTTGCCTGGCGGCCTGATAGAACACTTGGCGCTCTGCGCCAGAGCGCGCAAGGACGCAGGCGATGGTTTCTGCCCGGCTTGCGCCGCGCCCCTGCGCCGAAACGCGCCTTGAGCTTGCCGTGCGCGGGGTCTAAACCGCCGCGCATGAGCACAGCGCTTTATCATGACCCCGCAGCCCGCGCCGAGGGCTCCGCCAGCCTCGCCGCCGTTCGGGTCTGGCTGGCCGTGATGGCGGGGCTGGTCTTCACCATGGTGCTGGTCGGCGGCGCCACCCGCCTGACCGATTCAGGCCTGTCGATCACGGAATGGCGGCCCTTCATGGGCGCGGTCCCGCCATTGACCGAGTCAGGCTGGATCAGCGAATTCGAGAAGTATCGCCAGATCCCGCAATACCAGCTCGTCAACAAGGGCATGAGCCTCGCCGAGTTCAAGTTCATCTACTGGTGGGAGTGGGGTCACCGCCAGTTCGGCCGCTTCATCGGTTTTGCATGGTTTTTGCCGCTGTTCTGGTTCGCCTGGAAGGGTGTGGTGCGCGGCGGCCTGTTGTGGCGGCTCGCCTTCATCGGCGCGCTGGGCGGGCTGCAGGGCGCAATCGGCTGGATCATGGTCAATTCCGGGCTCCAGCCGGGCATGGTCGCCGTCGCGCCGATCAAGCTGACGCTGCACCTCACGCTGGCCTCAGTCATCTTCACCATGATTGTCTGGATGTGGGCGCGGCTGGGTGAGGGCCTGCGGGACGCTGCGCATCCGCGCGCGCGGCTCGGCGCTCGCCTGCTGCTCGCCGGCCTGTTCGCGCAGATCGCCCTGGGCGGCCTGGTCGCCGGGCTCGACGCGGGCCTCAGCTACAACACATGGCCGATGATGGATGGCCGGCTGGCTCCATCGATGGACAGCCTGTTCGTGCAGTCGCCGCTGCTCCAGAATCTCGTCGCCAATGTCGCTCTGGTGCAGTTCAATCACCGCATCGGCGCCTATGCGCTGCTGGCTCTGGCCTTGTGGCATGTCTGGAGCGCCAGCCGCCTCATGCCCGGCTCCAACGCGGCCTTCCGCGCACATCTGCTCGCGGGCCTCATCCTGTGCCAGGCCGCGCTTGGCGTGGTGACGCTCCTGCTCGCGGTGCCGCTCTGGGCCGGGCTCGCGCATCAGGGCTTCGCCATCGTGCTGCTGGGCGTGGCTGCATGGCACGCCGAGCGCTCTGGCGGGCTGTCCGCCGGGGCCTGATCAGGCCAGCGCCTGGTCCCAGTCGCCGATAAGGTCCTGCACGCCCTCGAGCCCTACGGACAACCGCAGCGTTCCCGGCGTGACGCCAAGGGCCGCGCGTTCGTGCGGCCGCAGCGAGCGATGCGTCGTCGAGGCCGGATGCGACACGAGCGAGCGGGTCTCGCCGATGTTGACCAGATGCGAGAACAGCCTGAGCCGGTCGAGCGCGGCGCGCGCTGCCGCCTCGCCCTGCTTCAGCGTGACGGTGAACACCGAGCCCACGCCATCGGGGCAGATTCTGTCGGCCAGATCGTGGTTGGGCGAGGAGGCGAGAGCGGGCAGGGAAACCGACACAACCGCAGGATGCGCCGACAGATGGCTGGCCAGCGCCCGCGCATTCGCGCAGTGCAGCTTCATGCGCAGCGGCAACGTCTCGCACCCCATCAGGATCAGGAATGCCGTGGTCGCGGCCATGCCGGGCCCGAATTCGCGGAGCCCGATCAGACGGCACGCGGTCATGAAGGCCGTATGCGGATAGGCGTCCGGAATGACGAGATCGTCATACTCGGCCCAGGGCTCGCTGATGAGATTGAAGCGCGCGTCGCCGGCGAAGTCGAAGCTGCCGCCATCCACGATCACGCCGCCGATCGCCTGCCCAGATCCGGCGAGAAACTTCGAGGCCGAATGCCAGACGATGTCGGCTCCGTGTTCGATTGGCCGCAGCAGCGCCGGCGTGGCCAGCGTGTTGTCGACCACCAGCGGCAGGCGGTGGCGCTTCGCCACGGCTGCGATGCCGGCCACGTCGACCACCTCTCCGGTGGGATTGATGACGCTCTCGATGAAGACGCCGCGCGTCAACGGCCCGATCGCGGCCTCGATCGCCTCAGGCGTGGGATCAGCCCAGTCCACGCCGATGCCAAAGCGGGTTTCGAGCCGGCGCGCCAGCGAGAGCGAGCCGCCGAACAGGCGGTTGGCGCTGACATAGCGCTCGCCCGTGGCGCACAGCGTGATCACGATCAGCAGCAGCGCCGATTGCCCCGACGCCACCGCGATGGCGCCCGAACCACCTTCGAGCGCCGCCACCCGCCGCTCCAGCGCCGCGGTGGTCGGGTTCGCGCCGCGCGAATAGGAGAAACCGGCGCGCTTGAGGTTGAAGATGTCCGCCCCGTGGTCGAGATCCTCGAACACGAAGCCGTTGGTCTGGTAGATCGGCGTGATCCGTGCGCCCGTGGCCGGGCAGGGCGTCGCCCCGGCATGAACGGCGCGCGTGGCAAGGCCCCAACGGGATGGGTCGCTGTTCATGGCCACGCTCGCCGCGCCAGGCTCGGGTCCGGCCTCGCCTCAGGCCTCCAGCGCCTGATCGAGATCCGCGATGATGTCGGCTGCGTCCTCGATGCCGATCGACAGGCGCACAACCTCGGGCCCCGCGCCGGCGGCGGTCTGCTGGGCTGCGGTGAGCTGCTTGTGCGTCGTCGAGGCAGGGTGGATCACCAGCGAGCGCGTGTCGCCGATGTTCGCCAGATGGCTGAACAGCTTGAGGTTCGACACCAGCTTTACGCCCGCCTGATAGCCGCCCTTGAGCCCGATGGTGAAGACAGCGCCGGCGCCCTTTGGCGAATAACGCTTGGCGAGGTCATGGTACCGATCGCCCGGCAGGCCGGGATAGTTCACCCAGTCGATGGCGGCATGCGTGCTCAGATGCGTGGCGACGGCCAACGCATTGTCGCAATGGCGCTGCATCCTGAGCGGCAGCGTCTCGATGCCGGTCAGCAGGAGGAAGGCGTTGAACGGCGAGAGCGCCGGCCCCAGATCGCGCAGGCTGAGCACGCGCGCGGCGATGGCGAAGGCGAAGTTGCCGAATGTTTCGCCCAGCACCATGCTATTGTATTCAGGGCGCGGCGCCGAGAGCATGGGGTAGCGCTTGTCTCCCGTCCAGTTGAACGAGCCGCCATCGACCAGCAGTCCGCCGATCGAATTGCCGTGCCCGCCGAGGAACTTGGTGGCCGAGTGGACGACGATGTCCGCGCCATGCTCGAACGGGCGGATCAGGTATGGCGAGGCCATGGTGTTGTCCACGATGAGCGGGATGTTGGCCTTCTTCGCGATGGCCGCGATCGCGGCGATGTCCACGATCACCCCGCCTGGATTGGCGATGGATTCGATGAAGATCGCCTTGGTGCGCTCCGTCAGCGCCGCCTCGAAGCTCGACGGCTCGTCGGAATCCGCCCAGACCACGTTCCAGCCGAAATTCTTGTAGGCGTTGTTGAACTGGTTGATCGAGCCGCCATAGAGCTTCCTTGCGGCGATGAACTCGTCCCCGGGCTGCAGCAGGCAGTGGAAGGTCAGGAACTCCGCCGCGTGGCCTGAAGCTACGGCGAGAG
This window encodes:
- a CDS encoding GumC family protein, whose product is MTTVDASAQHNHGIAQPSRQQAGDGMLDLNALWRAIGAHKAWIIIPTLLVLVASVVVVHLVTPRYTGEARILLESRDGFYTRPAGDRDGGGDRIDAEAVLSQVQVVMSRDLARESIRRLKLVGNPEFDSGAGLFGSIEQLMVQIGLARNPADRTPEDRVLEKFYDALLVFPVARSRIVAIEFQSRDAELAAKAANTIAAVYLESQETAKKDNARGASSWLGGAITPLRQKVQEAEARVEEFRARSGLLMGANNTTITQQQLADLSQQLSAARAVQSDSQARARILRDAIRAGRTFEVPDVANNELVRRLVEQRVNLRAQIALESRTLLPEHPRIKELTAQITDLESQIRAVAERTVRTLENEARIAGSRVETVAATIEAQKRTVGEANESDVQLRALEREARTQREQLEQFLARQRDALARDADNANPADARIISRAITPMTPSFPKKAPTVAVTTLATFFLALSVVVSRELLSGRVVQPAQPAGPVPQPEAVRHGTARFSARRRAEPGLDRDGAGADPSAEPAPAARDMRRARVAGLIAHAGRLSHLRLMTDDAAGWADQVAACVGPVPEGKGSRLMVLDAGTQAGAAQLLGAELAEDAPTVLIDLTAGERSRREGMSELLSGDASFASIIDRDPQSRLHIITAGRAGREAVIGADEVLDLALDALADAYRHVLIEVSTRDIHRFHGKLMPLVDGALVLADQFSNGHAVETAYRLSEGNELPVTIAVFEDRAMAAPNFRPGSRQPLEV
- a CDS encoding GNAT family N-acetyltransferase, whose amino-acid sequence is MSAFAFRDHAAATPARSGPAALDWTAQATGLDAAEAAWRALEEHGHVTPYQRFDWVSAFARHAMDGAALRVVTFRASCGRPMAVLPFALWRWRGITLAAFVGGKHANFHMGVYAKGAMAGLTAADARAMLEACARALGGVDAFMLTNQPVAWDGGRNPLALLEARPSPSQAFKLALSGDGDATIRKAMSRHARKKHKTKRARFLEMGPSRHFIARSDADKERILEAFLRQKSQRFSAMGVHDPFQHPGIRAFLRCASGLDGQAEALELAALELNGVLIATYVGAVSQGRFSGMATSFEPDPGVIKVSPGELLLVDLIRQQCAAGRSCFDLGVGEARYKTTICEQTEELVDSFVAMSGRGQIVAAVLRLAQQAKGAVKRSPRLHALAMRVSQLRRLFTPRAAGASQA
- a CDS encoding polysaccharide deacetylase family protein; translation: MNLRHTAFAGVFRAITLSGAHRWGRGLAQGVGAILMMHHVRPWRCDGFAPNRLLEITPEWLDEALSVIRAEGFDIVDMDEMASLPAAPRRDRFAVALTFDDGYRDNVDHALPVLCRHGAPWTAYVTTGFADGTASLWWLELEEAIRALPRVQLVIGGAIHDHLTATPMQKQAAFAEIYWALRARPEAELRAGVARLAAEAGVDGPALTRALCLDWDGLRELAREPSVTIGAHTMTHPMLARHPLHVAQPEIVGARYRIEFELGQPVHHLAYPVGDRSSAGPREFDIARLSGFRTAVTTRPGHVFTGHSEHGHALPRVSLNGFHQNAPSLKAMLSGLPFALLNRGRRLDVA
- a CDS encoding DUF2842 domain-containing protein codes for the protein MRKRQRKLVGAVVMVVFVCVYALMAMALAQGRITEASTFWQTLWYCLLGLFWVVPLMPLIKWMEKPDPGEEPPQVLPR
- a CDS encoding heme A synthase; the protein is MSTALYHDPAARAEGSASLAAVRVWLAVMAGLVFTMVLVGGATRLTDSGLSITEWRPFMGAVPPLTESGWISEFEKYRQIPQYQLVNKGMSLAEFKFIYWWEWGHRQFGRFIGFAWFLPLFWFAWKGVVRGGLLWRLAFIGALGGLQGAIGWIMVNSGLQPGMVAVAPIKLTLHLTLASVIFTMIVWMWARLGEGLRDAAHPRARLGARLLLAGLFAQIALGGLVAGLDAGLSYNTWPMMDGRLAPSMDSLFVQSPLLQNLVANVALVQFNHRIGAYALLALALWHVWSASRLMPGSNAAFRAHLLAGLILCQAALGVVTLLLAVPLWAGLAHQGFAIVLLGVAAWHAERSGGLSAGA
- a CDS encoding aminotransferase class V-fold PLP-dependent enzyme: MNSDPSRWGLATRAVHAGATPCPATGARITPIYQTNGFVFEDLDHGADIFNLKRAGFSYSRGANPTTAALERRVAALEGGSGAIAVASGQSALLLIVITLCATGERYVSANRLFGGSLSLARRLETRFGIGVDWADPTPEAIEAAIGPLTRGVFIESVINPTGEVVDVAGIAAVAKRHRLPLVVDNTLATPALLRPIEHGADIVWHSASKFLAGSGQAIGGVIVDGGSFDFAGDARFNLISEPWAEYDDLVIPDAYPHTAFMTACRLIGLREFGPGMAATTAFLILMGCETLPLRMKLHCANARALASHLSAHPAVVSVSLPALASSPNHDLADRICPDGVGSVFTVTLKQGEAAARAALDRLRLFSHLVNIGETRSLVSHPASTTHRSLRPHERAALGVTPGTLRLSVGLEGVQDLIGDWDQALA
- a CDS encoding O-acetylhomoserine aminocarboxypropyltransferase — its product is MSAQHPGFSTLAIHAGAAPDAATGARATPIYQTSSFVFDDVDHAASLFGLQAFGNIYTRIGNPTNAVLEERVAALEGGTAALAVASGHAAEFLTFHCLLQPGDEFIAARKLYGGSINQFNNAYKNFGWNVVWADSDEPSSFEAALTERTKAIFIESIANPGGVIVDIAAIAAIAKKANIPLIVDNTMASPYLIRPFEHGADIVVHSATKFLGGHGNSIGGLLVDGGSFNWTGDKRYPMLSAPRPEYNSMVLGETFGNFAFAIAARVLSLRDLGPALSPFNAFLLLTGIETLPLRMQRHCDNALAVATHLSTHAAIDWVNYPGLPGDRYHDLAKRYSPKGAGAVFTIGLKGGYQAGVKLVSNLKLFSHLANIGDTRSLVIHPASTTHKQLTAAQQTAAGAGPEVVRLSIGIEDAADIIADLDQALEA